A genome region from Nocardioides cynanchi includes the following:
- a CDS encoding HIT family protein, which translates to MDCVFCSIITGEIPGAIVLDEPDFVAFLDVRPLFKGHTLLVPRTHVETLLDLPTELRDGLLEATQRLARAVVDGLGAQGSFVAMNNVVSQSVPHLHQHVVPRTKGDGLRGFFWPRTRYDDGEAEEYAARLRVALGAGEAST; encoded by the coding sequence ATGGACTGCGTCTTCTGCTCGATCATCACCGGTGAGATCCCGGGTGCGATCGTCCTCGACGAGCCCGACTTCGTGGCGTTCCTCGACGTCCGTCCCCTGTTCAAGGGGCACACGCTGCTCGTCCCGCGGACCCATGTCGAGACGCTGCTCGACCTCCCGACCGAGCTGCGGGACGGCCTCCTCGAAGCCACGCAGCGGCTCGCGCGTGCCGTGGTCGACGGGCTGGGCGCCCAAGGCAGCTTCGTGGCGATGAACAACGTGGTCAGCCAGTCGGTCCCGCACCTGCACCAGCACGTCGTACCCCGTACGAAGGGTGACGGCCTGCGTGGCTTCTTCTGGCCGCGCACGCGGTACGACGACGGGGAGGCGGAGGAGTACGCCGCTCGGCTACGGGTGGCGCTGGGCGCGGGTGAGGCGTCAACCTGA
- a CDS encoding helix-turn-helix domain-containing protein, with product MNVADRPAAAELDELSRTAAHRDPAQGLAAVRALRALADRLEAVQVRNAREQGWSWQAIADVLQISRQAVHQKHSRDSDR from the coding sequence GTGAACGTCGCCGACCGACCCGCAGCCGCCGAGCTCGACGAGCTCTCCCGGACCGCGGCCCATCGAGACCCCGCACAGGGACTCGCCGCAGTCCGTGCCCTCCGCGCCCTTGCTGACCGCCTCGAGGCGGTGCAGGTGCGCAACGCGCGAGAGCAGGGCTGGAGCTGGCAGGCGATCGCGGACGTGCTGCAGATCAGCCGTCAGGCCGTTCACCAGAAGCACTCCCGCGACTCCGACCGTTGA